A window of Streptomyces armeniacus contains these coding sequences:
- a CDS encoding DUF397 domain-containing protein yields the protein MTLKPSPGDGSALEWVKSSFSSNDGPDCVEVAATPGTIHVRDSKAEHGPQLAVTPEAWAGFVSHVAVN from the coding sequence CTTCCCCCGGAGACGGCTCGGCGCTGGAGTGGGTCAAAAGCAGCTTCAGCAGTAACGACGGACCTGACTGCGTAGAGGTCGCGGCAACGCCCGGCACGATACACGTGCGTGACTCCAAGGCTGAGCATGGGCCGCAGCTGGCCGTCACGCCGGAGGCGTGGGCGGGGTTCGTGTCGCACGTGGCCGTGAACTGA